GTGCAGCcagtctgtgacagagaaaacctgatgttttacagcacacacattagatttatctctgcacacacacacacacacacacacacacacatctctagCTCTGATTATACTTCTCTGTATTACTTCATTCCCTCTCCCAAGTCAGACGTGCATTATATGAACACAATCATCAGACAGGATTTCTCTGGTTTATACTCAGGTTTACACTGTCTCACACTGATCACTataaaacacaaggaaacagCAAAGTGGAAAAAACTTGACCCAACACCAGGAGGTGGACTTGCTAACACCCACATGTGAAGCTTCTGTATCATACTGTGATATACCATGGTTATCTAGATTCTGCAGTAAACAGTGAACCTGAATCAGTAGTAatcctcttcttctttactGAAGCCGGCCTGAACGATCTCTTTGATTCTCTCCGTCTCCTCAGGTTCAGCAGCAGGCAGAATGGCCTTCAGGTCACCCTCTATTTTCTTCATCCTGGCATCGGTCTGCCTCTCAAATTCTTTCTTGTTCTTCAGGACCAGCTGCAGAATCCCTCTCTGAGCATCGTCACAGGACTCCTGCAGCTTCAGACGCTCATGAAGGAACTCTGGTCTCTCCTTATCCATGGCCATGAGCTTACCCAGGCTGCTCACTCTGTCCATCAGGTACTTGTTGGACACTTCAGTGTAGGTCTCTGAGATCATGTGGACCAGGCTGACAATGTTGGAGGCTTCAAAGGCCTGTTTGTACAGGAGGTCTTTTACAAAGAGCTTCTCATTAATAAAATTGTGCATTGTCTTGCTGAGGCTGATTTTGACAATGTTGGAGACCATCTGGAAGAAGCGCACCATCTTCTCCCACTGCTCTTTGACTCTGCCCATGGCATCAAGACCTTTGACCAGCATTTTGATTTTGGTGTCAAAGTCGATCTCATTGAGTTTGCAGTTCTGCATTTCAACCAGGATGTCAGTCAGCTCTTTCTGATTCTTCTCCATGTTCTCCACACTCTTCTCATATGACTGCCGTACTTGACTGAGTTGTGCTTGGCTCTGCTCGATGGAGAAACGAGCATCCTCAGATGCTCTCTGACCGGCAGACTTTCCTCCTGAGCTGTTGTCTGCTTTGGACATCATTGGTGGTTTGGCGGTAAGAGCTGGAGTACCTGAAGCTGCTTTGCTCTTAGTGTCAAACACGAGGGCGCGATCATTCAACTTCTTAATGTCCTTTATCAGCTGTTTAGTTTTCTTCTCATCCCATGTCTGATCTGGAGTATATGTTGCCAGCTCCTCACAGATGGTGATGCCTCTTTTACAGAGTGACAGAGCTTTTTTGCACACATCTCCTGACATCTCCTCCAGGTCCTCAGAGATCCTTTTGAATTGTTCCTCAGTCCATTCGGTCTTCACGCTCTTATTCTTCTGATCATACAGGTCCTCCCAGTCTATTTCACTGCCACTGACAAGTTGTTTGAGAGATCCTGCAACCTTCAGAATCTCTGCAGACTTGCTGTACGCTGTCATTGGTGCAAACTCATCCACATTCTCACCAACATTCTTACCAACAGCTCCATCTCTGAAGGTGTGCATGAAAGCTGATGCACCTATAGGATCAGCCATTCGAAAAACACATCCATTCATAATTGCTGTCATCCCTGATGAGAGCAATTCCCACCCAGAGGGAAGAGAATTCATGGCTTTCTTGTAGGCATCTTGTGCTTCTTCCATCTGCTTTGACATGGCCTCCATCACTTTCTTGGATTGTTCACTCAGCTGTCTTGCACTCTGCtccctcagtttgttttcttccagtttCATCTTGACcttttccatctcttctccaTAAAAGTGTTCAGCATTGATACAAGCCTCCAACAGCTCCTGGATTAAATTGATAACATCAGTATACTTCTTTTCAACACTGTCTGCTAGTATCACGCACTCGTCTGCAAtggtttgaatgttttccagTTGATTTGGCAGGAGAGCTTCAATTATTTTATCAGTGCTGTTGAAAAGAATGTTGACTGCAGCCTTCATGTAATCAGGAACTGTGCTCGTGTGAATGCGGATCTGATCCATGTTCTTGTGGGCCTCGTTGAATGCGTGCCAGCCTGAGTTACAGACCTGCATAAGACAGGCCCTGAAGGAGTCTGGGTACTTAATAAACTTGTAGCCACCTTTTGGGGGGTTCTTGTTGATGGAGAAGTCATCACAGTGGGAGATGAAGACGAGTTCCCCCATGATGGCGATAGAGAGGGGTGCAGGAGTCAGGTACTCCTCCCAGTTTGCATTGGCCTTCATCAGCATCTTGGTGGTTTCCCGCATCTCTGCTGCAGTAGTGAGACTTTGAGTGGtctttgttatttgtttgtccATGTTATTAACTgttgaaaaaagaagaaacagaggatATTATGAATTTTTTGTACTCTGTTAATCAgcttgtggtgagattgtttcAAACAGTATATAAATTATGTAGGGGGAGTGCTTAATTCTGATAAGAATTATTTTGAGGGAGTGgagaattaataataaaatatcaaaaatacattaaagaaaacagaaaaacatgaagctcAGTTAGTTGATAGCAGAGCTGTTGatggaggttttttttaaagatatccCCACAGCTGTGATTACCTGTGGCACTGCTACTCATCCACTGTGATGTATGTTGTCATTGTAACAGATGTCAGGGACATTATGGCACAGCATCCAGTACTGCAGCTGTCAACTTATGGTTTTATGAGAGCACAAGACAAAATGAATTGGTTTTCAATAAAAATTAAAGCGTTGAACAGGCCCTCGCACCCTGTGGCAGCGGGGTCCGCGCAGGTCGTATGACGTGACCGCCAGACACAGAATGAATGtgtcagaagtcccttactgcGTCCATcaggtggcgctatgactaAACCTGAATATAGATGTGTTCAAGCCATGACACTTACAGTGCATGCGGGAGTTATaacaacttcctgttgcgaATTGCGAAGCATCAAAATtcgccatggcaacacagcAAGGGCATCTTGCTATgactttttgtgaatattgacatgtgggtgtgttcatgtcgggaccctcatcatcactgtgaaatttggggctgaTTGAACAAAgcatggctgagttacagcaacttaaacgcaacttcctgtttcatggcgagtcATCAAAATGTGAGGTGCCGCCACGGTCACACCCtttaacatcaacaaaatcttttgataacttttaatcacaaaggccttgagagtatcctgaccaagtttgaggtcgatatgataaaatctgtaggagtttgatcaaatacaatgtccccaaatggcaaaaaataatcaaaatttgtgcgataaaatcaaaatggccaacttcctgtaggtttgaggccatgatgtcagaagactttttggtgcatctCAGCATGTTACATCATACCTCAGAATTTCGTTCAACtcggacaaactaagcccaatggcaagggggtttGGATTTGTCCAGGGGGacgctatggagccattttatggTGCCAATGAACGAGACCCCTGTCAGAGTCAGGGCCCTCAAAAATGCGATTTTAGTGTcatgagaataataataattcctacTATTACAATAGGGCCTTCGCACACTTCATACAAATGTACTTGCATCTGTAATGTTAGTAATTGAGCATCATTTCCACAAACCAGCAGGACTACATTGGACTACAGTTCTTCTTGACTGAAATTTAGACAAATGAAGACAACATTAATAACTGATATTTCCACACTTGtaaaacacagatattttaTTTGACCCTCAGTGTAAAACACCCCAGCATTTGTTTGGTAGATGTATAGAAATGAATGTATGGTAGTCTAGATGTGTTCAAGTGTTGCTGCTAGCCTGTCCTCAATGGTCAATAATGAACGATGCAGATGGTCACAATCATGTTCACTTAGAGGTCTGAAGTTGCTTTGAACACACAACAGTTGTATTCCCAGTGAATATTAGATTAGAAAATGCAGCAGTAACATGACCTTTGTTATAAACTATGCCCACCTGATACAAGCAGTATCATCAGTTCACTTACCTTTCCTGTTGTTGAGGGAGGCGAGACACTCTGCTTTAGCCGACAGGTTTGTGGTGAATTCCTGAAAACATGAGGAGTTTAAATACAGTTCTGGAGGACTAACTCCTCCCTCCAGGAAGGTAACATGATCAGGCAGATATGAGTTAGTGATTGTGTAATCAGCTGCCATGCTCATCTTGCAAGATATTCAAATACCAAGTTCTAAAGTGTTGACACCAATTTtgaggaataaaatgaaaatgaattataacaTATTTATACATCTGAGGAGGCAGCACTGCAAATGATGTTTTTTGCATTAATGGGCAACAAATGGACAAATAGAGGACACatctacactgaaataaactgcAATTCTGAGATGACACAGTCTCAATAGAAGCACATCACCAGTATGTTTGGttaacaattaatttatttatatgatcAACTGTGcaaccaggtgtgtgtgtgtgtgtgtgtgtgtgtgtgtgtgtgtgtgaaattctCTTACTGAAAAGCAAACTGATTCTCCTCTTTAtctgtatacacacatttcatgtgtgctgtaacacatgaaatgtgcactcctcaagcatgagacgcaCAACAGTTGTATTTACATTGTATGTACATTATTTACATACACTGTTAATTACAGAGACTGAACACAACACTGTAGCTGACAAAGTGTCTAATCTGTCATCATGTGTCAGGATGGGTGAATGTGCAGGGCAGTGCAGTGCACTCATCTGATACCAGTATGTTGGACTTGGGCTAGTACTATCTTCTGATATGTGTAGGATAAAGTGATTTCTGTCATGTGTGATTACCAgtatctgtctgtcagagtgacAGTTTCCTCCAGCAGAGGAGCAAAACCTGTTCCCCATCAAGGACAGAGACTTGATGGGGCGAGGTGCCCTGTCAGCTCACTGACATATGGAAAAGTACTAAGCAtgtgatatttcataaggcacaattATCAAAtaacaattatcatgaatcatacgagaatttccaatacaatTTCATTCTATGCTCACTAGTTACCATTACTCAAATCACTATTATTCATTAACCTTAAGATTCAATTGGGATGATTCAAACAAGAATACATTACCaagttgattaaaaatagcattGAGGAAATTTTTGTATGCAAATTACTCAAAGTTAGTATGAAAATTACTATTGAAGAATATTAAGTCACAACATTCTCTTTTATTCTGATCATTAGCTCAAATCattatgaaaaatacagtaaatcagagttgattttcttttctcattaaatgCGTCATTGTTTCTTTCAAACAATTTCAGTGTCATCAAACTAAAATAGTGGGACCCAGTCCAGAGACCTGTGAGAGAGGTCACTCTGAGACAGGTCCAGGAACTGTCCCACAGAGTTTCTAACTACAGAAGCAATCAAAGCTTTAATGCACcgaacaacacaacaaatcaaaactgcAATAACtacccagaaaacaaacataggTGTCAAAAGTTTCATTAGTGTCACTTTCCCATCCTCCCTCAGTCAGCCATGACCACAGGCTCCAGTGGTTGAAGTCAGAGTCTTGGCTCCTCTCTTCATGCAGCAAATCATTCAGATGTGAAACAACATGGAGTTCTTTCAGCGTctcacttttctctgtgtggagaaCATAATGAACATAATTAGCATGAAAATGGATGAGTGTGGAGAGTATAGTGATAGAGAATACAAACTTTCCCAAATAACATGTGTTGCATCACCCGGGGCAGAGGCCCTGATACAGATGTTACCCTGTACCCATCACTGGAGGGCATAAACAGCCGGGGGTTTTCCACCCCTGGGCGATTAAGGCTAACGATGTCAGTCAGGTTTAAAGGAGCCACGTATGCCACGTCATACATGAGCTCTTGTTCCCATGGTCCCACTTTACCCCACTACAGCCTGTACCCCTgtaacagtctgtctgtctgcatggtGAAATTACCAGGAAATGGTCGCTGTCAGTGAAACAAACAGTACCTTGTTGAGCAGTGGGGTTTGTTGTCACAACAGATTGGTGGACTCCctgttgtgttacatgtgtCATGGTCCTGAATCTAGCAGTTGAACCTCTGTGGTTCACAATGCTGTTGTTGTACTTCTTCAAGTTCTCAGTCAGGTCTCCCACAACTCTCTGTGTATAGGGAGCACTCAAGGTGAAGGCCACCATTACCTAGGACCTCTGAAACATTCAGTGGGCGTGGAGTCACAGGTATCGAA
This genomic interval from Lates calcarifer isolate ASB-BC8 unplaced genomic scaffold, TLL_Latcal_v3 _unitig_1912_quiver_963, whole genome shotgun sequence contains the following:
- the LOC108891280 gene encoding uncharacterized protein LOC108891280, which translates into the protein MDKQITKTTQSLTTAAEMRETTKMLMKANANWEEYLTPAPLSIAIMGELVFISHCDDFSINKNPPKGGYKFIKYPDSFRACLMQVCNSGWHAFNEAHKNMDQIRIHTSTVPDYMKAAVNILFNSTDKIIEALLPNQLENIQTIADECVILADSVEKKYTDVINLIQELLEACINAEHFYGEEMEKVKMKLEENKLREQSARQLSEQSKKVMEAMSKQMEEAQDAYKKAMNSLPSGWELLSSGMTAIMNGCVFRMADPIGASAFMHTFRDGAVGKNVGENVDEFAPMTAYSKSAEILKVAGSLKQLVSGSEIDWEDLYDQKNKSVKTEWTEEQFKRISEDLEEMSGDVCKKALSLCKRGITICEELATYTPDQTWDEKKTKQLIKDIKKLNDRALVFDTKSKAASGTPALTAKPPMMSKADNSSGGKSAGQRASEDARFSIEQSQAQLSQVRQSYEKSVENMEKNQKELTDILVEMQNCKLNEIDFDTKIKMLVKGLDAMGRVKEQWEKMVRFFQMVSNIVKISLSKTMHNFINEKLFVKDLLYKQAFEASNIVSLVHMISETYTEVSNKYLMDRVSSLGKLMAMDKERPEFLHERLKLQESCDDAQRGILQLVLKNKKEFERQTDARMKKIEGDLKAILPAAEPEETERIKEIVQAGFSKEEEDYY